A single Lysinibacter sp. HNR DNA region contains:
- the pknB gene encoding Stk1 family PASTA domain-containing Ser/Thr kinase, translating into MINARRILAGRYEVGELIGTGGMSTVFRGTDTKLGRPVAIKILKAALANDTAFRERFRQEAQSASRMAHPTIVRIFDAGEDLMQTPEGSEVMLPFIVMEYVEGQNLREIISSGPLGVEESCRIIESVLTALEYSHRAGVVHRDIKPANIMITPSGQIKVMDFGIARAISDSSSTVAQTTAILGTAAYFSPEQAKGETVDTRTDLYSAGIVLYEMLTGAVPFNGDTAVSVAYQHVSEPPLPPSTRNSAVPESLDRVVMRALAKDRTQRFQTATEFREYVKLSSSGSVPDFHAANDLEESIFGTSADQLSESELALKQLAENTSVVRTQNRPPVMWMWTAILSIGVIIVAVTFWLLTITPREIIPDSTRIVPNLSGQTQEQATEALNELELLAQPVTEESDTVEAGKVIRTEPDAETRVSPRDVIRLYVSSGKATASVPDTSRMTLEQATQTLETAGFRVGTINRVDDPVIPTDNLISTDPEIGATATVGTVIRLTISTGSVSIPDVTGQGITAARDLLNNLRLTVELSAKRDCSQETGSPVVAQSLVGQQPQSSRITIFYCSG; encoded by the coding sequence GTGATCAACGCACGACGCATCCTTGCGGGGCGCTATGAAGTTGGTGAACTGATTGGAACGGGTGGAATGTCCACCGTATTCCGCGGCACAGATACTAAACTCGGTCGACCAGTTGCTATAAAAATCCTTAAAGCAGCTCTTGCCAACGATACAGCCTTCCGTGAGCGCTTCCGACAGGAAGCACAATCGGCATCGCGCATGGCGCATCCCACTATCGTGCGCATATTTGATGCTGGCGAAGATCTCATGCAGACACCCGAGGGGTCAGAGGTGATGCTGCCCTTTATTGTCATGGAGTACGTTGAGGGCCAGAATCTCCGTGAAATTATCTCCTCTGGGCCTCTCGGTGTTGAGGAATCCTGCCGAATCATTGAGAGTGTCCTCACCGCGCTGGAGTACTCTCACCGCGCCGGTGTAGTTCACCGAGACATTAAACCCGCAAACATTATGATCACGCCCAGTGGTCAAATCAAAGTTATGGACTTCGGTATTGCCCGAGCCATTTCAGATAGCTCTTCCACAGTTGCCCAGACAACCGCAATACTCGGAACAGCAGCATACTTTTCACCGGAACAGGCCAAGGGCGAAACGGTAGACACACGCACCGACCTTTATTCCGCCGGAATCGTACTCTACGAAATGCTCACGGGTGCGGTTCCTTTCAACGGAGACACGGCGGTCTCTGTCGCCTACCAGCATGTAAGCGAGCCCCCGCTTCCTCCAAGCACTCGGAATTCCGCTGTTCCCGAATCCCTCGATCGTGTTGTCATGCGTGCACTCGCAAAAGACCGAACTCAGCGCTTTCAAACCGCTACCGAGTTCCGTGAGTACGTTAAACTTTCATCCTCAGGCTCTGTTCCAGACTTTCACGCTGCCAATGATCTGGAAGAGTCTATCTTTGGAACGAGCGCCGACCAGCTTTCCGAATCGGAGCTGGCGCTTAAACAACTCGCCGAAAATACCTCTGTGGTTCGCACACAGAATCGTCCTCCCGTCATGTGGATGTGGACCGCGATTCTCAGCATTGGCGTGATCATTGTTGCCGTTACATTCTGGTTACTCACGATCACTCCTCGAGAAATCATCCCTGATAGCACGCGCATTGTTCCCAACCTGAGCGGACAAACACAAGAACAGGCAACAGAAGCACTCAATGAGCTAGAGCTTTTGGCTCAGCCAGTCACCGAGGAAAGCGACACCGTCGAAGCGGGTAAGGTTATTCGTACCGAACCAGACGCTGAAACCCGAGTATCTCCCAGAGATGTTATACGACTCTATGTTTCTTCTGGGAAGGCCACTGCAAGCGTGCCCGATACTTCTCGAATGACACTGGAACAGGCCACCCAAACACTTGAAACTGCTGGGTTCCGTGTGGGCACTATCAATCGCGTGGATGACCCTGTTATACCCACGGACAACCTCATTTCGACCGATCCCGAGATCGGAGCCACAGCAACCGTGGGAACAGTGATTCGCCTCACAATATCCACGGGAAGCGTCTCTATTCCGGACGTCACCGGCCAAGGAATCACAGCCGCCCGTGACCTTTTGAATAACCTTCGCCTCACAGTTGAGCTGAGCGCAAAAAGAGACTGTTCCCAGGAAACAGGCTCCCCCGTTGTAGCGCAGTCACTCGTGGGGCAACAGCCACAGAGCTCCCGCATCACGATTTTCTATTGCAGCGGTTAG
- a CDS encoding class E sortase — protein sequence MPTDLPARGQSKDMDELLAPLNDAHEARRRPRKRVRKRRKATVTGVLGEILITAGVLVLGFIVWQPIWSSTVVANQTATASQAQRDQWEANAQPSDAEGIMYDEDIPLPTPAAPGEHFGILYAPAFGPGFRAGIGGGTDVRTVLNNYDLGIGHYSNTQLPGEVGNFAIAAHRSGWVPTPFREIMNLRVGDPLVVETENGYYTYRFRNVEYVLPTQVDVLNPFPRLEGQPGVDRILTMTTCHPKLSGSLERAIGYAVFESFQPRSAGMPQELIDLDPTLQS from the coding sequence ATGCCTACAGATCTCCCAGCGCGAGGGCAGTCCAAAGACATGGATGAGCTTTTGGCTCCCTTGAATGATGCCCACGAAGCTCGTCGGCGTCCCAGAAAGCGTGTGCGCAAGCGACGTAAGGCGACTGTTACCGGTGTTCTTGGTGAAATACTCATTACCGCCGGTGTTTTGGTATTGGGATTTATTGTTTGGCAGCCAATTTGGTCATCTACAGTTGTGGCGAACCAGACGGCAACAGCATCTCAGGCCCAGCGTGATCAGTGGGAGGCTAACGCCCAGCCCTCAGACGCAGAGGGAATCATGTACGACGAGGACATTCCCCTTCCCACCCCCGCCGCCCCGGGGGAGCATTTTGGAATCTTGTATGCGCCAGCTTTTGGGCCTGGGTTCCGTGCGGGAATTGGTGGAGGAACTGATGTGCGAACGGTTCTTAATAACTACGACCTGGGAATCGGCCACTACTCAAACACGCAGCTACCGGGCGAAGTTGGCAATTTTGCAATAGCCGCTCATCGTTCCGGTTGGGTGCCTACCCCGTTCCGTGAAATCATGAACTTACGTGTGGGAGATCCGCTTGTTGTTGAGACGGAAAACGGCTATTACACCTACCGTTTCCGTAACGTGGAGTATGTGCTCCCCACCCAGGTTGACGTATTAAATCCTTTTCCGAGACTGGAGGGTCAGCCCGGTGTTGACCGAATTCTTACGATGACAACGTGTCACCCGAAGCTTTCCGGAAGCCTGGAACGAGCCATCGGTTATGCGGTTTTTGAAAGTTTTCAACCTCGCTCAGCGGGAATGCCGCAGGAGCTCATTGACCTCGATCCAACCTTGCAATCATAA
- a CDS encoding gamma-glutamyl-gamma-aminobutyrate hydrolase family protein (Members of this family of hydrolases with an active site Cys residue belong to MEROPS family C26.), producing MTRILVIDNFDSFVYTLNGYLQQLGAHTAVVRNNVILGKDAEDVLAKYDGVLISPGPGTPSDAGVSIEMVRAALNTKIPLLGVCLGHQAIAEAFGATVTHAEELMHGKTSQVVHDSSDFYAGVPSPFRATRYHSLAVVRSTVPDSLSVNSETESGVVMGLRHHDAEIYGVQFHPESVLTEGGYNMLGNWLERAGLSGASERAQSLSPLLSGVS from the coding sequence GTGACTCGCATCCTTGTAATTGATAACTTTGACAGTTTTGTCTACACGCTCAACGGCTATCTCCAGCAGTTGGGCGCACACACCGCTGTGGTTCGTAACAATGTTATTTTAGGCAAAGACGCAGAGGATGTGCTTGCCAAGTACGATGGTGTCTTGATCTCTCCGGGTCCGGGTACACCCTCAGATGCAGGTGTCTCGATTGAGATGGTCCGTGCGGCTCTTAATACTAAAATCCCGCTCCTGGGGGTCTGTCTGGGACATCAGGCTATAGCCGAGGCTTTTGGTGCTACTGTAACTCACGCCGAAGAGTTGATGCACGGCAAAACTTCTCAAGTGGTACACGATTCGAGCGACTTTTACGCCGGCGTCCCCTCACCCTTCAGGGCAACGCGTTACCACTCGTTGGCTGTGGTGAGGAGCACTGTTCCTGACTCTCTCAGTGTTAACTCCGAGACTGAGTCAGGCGTTGTGATGGGATTGCGCCATCATGACGCAGAAATATACGGAGTGCAATTTCATCCAGAATCGGTCCTTACCGAGGGTGGATACAACATGCTAGGAAACTGGCTGGAGCGTGCTGGCCTCTCGGGGGCTTCCGAGCGTGCTCAGTCTCTTAGCCCCTTACTCTCGGGCGTGAGCTAG
- a CDS encoding protein kinase → MRPTSGLTFGGRYELISRIAIGGMGEVWKATDRIIGRTVAIKILKDEYMGDPGFLERFRAEARHAALVNNEGIANVFDYGEEQGSAYIVMELVPGEPLSTILEREGVLPSDRVLGIIAQTASALHAAHEAGLVHRDIKPGNLLITPEGRVKITDFGIARIADQVPLTATGQVMGTVQYLAPEQASGHQATAATDIYSLGIVAYESLAGKRPFTGESQVAIAMAQINEQPPPLPTTVSEPLRNLVFACLAKDPKERPTDALKLAQAASALHRGDIRTAAAAVPAIISGAEAPREDATRLLTTALPAEDATTVLATNPENDTSATSILNPETETEENAEEAAKKKKRSPWTWPLVALIVILVLVLGGTVWAMLGNNNAGTQPTTPPTTPTMTPTPTPTEPPEPDGADIDESDWTGKPLDEVTRGLTNLGFTVNQVAGSVAPTTAAVNTVYRVNPVGRNVLFSQPITVTYYTPIGAPTTPTSTPSIIIDQSDPGTTANGVYANSRFVVQWNDSASSCPAGTHVRSYNVQVDGGATVVRQPGNTLTAEIRSAAANMNVIFNVVCGSDAIAEQTSPWSSPLTVNILTRPTESPSPQG, encoded by the coding sequence ATGAGACCAACTTCAGGACTGACATTTGGTGGACGTTATGAGCTCATTTCGCGAATCGCGATTGGTGGCATGGGCGAGGTTTGGAAAGCAACCGACCGCATTATCGGCCGTACTGTCGCAATCAAGATCCTTAAAGACGAGTACATGGGAGATCCGGGCTTCCTGGAACGCTTCCGTGCTGAAGCTCGTCACGCAGCCCTCGTCAATAACGAGGGAATAGCCAACGTCTTTGACTACGGTGAAGAACAGGGTTCTGCATACATTGTGATGGAGTTGGTTCCGGGAGAGCCGCTCTCCACCATTCTTGAGCGGGAAGGGGTTCTTCCCTCAGATCGTGTCCTGGGAATTATTGCCCAGACCGCCTCAGCCCTTCACGCCGCACACGAAGCAGGCCTTGTCCACCGCGATATTAAGCCGGGAAATCTCCTCATTACCCCCGAGGGCCGCGTAAAGATTACAGACTTCGGTATCGCTCGCATCGCTGATCAAGTTCCCCTCACCGCTACGGGTCAGGTCATGGGAACGGTTCAGTATCTTGCTCCCGAGCAAGCGAGCGGCCACCAGGCAACCGCTGCAACCGATATCTACTCCCTCGGAATTGTCGCCTACGAATCCCTCGCGGGAAAACGCCCGTTTACGGGAGAGTCACAGGTAGCAATCGCTATGGCTCAGATCAACGAGCAGCCTCCTCCTCTTCCCACAACCGTGAGCGAACCACTGCGCAACCTGGTTTTTGCCTGCCTGGCCAAAGATCCCAAGGAACGCCCCACCGATGCTCTTAAACTCGCCCAGGCAGCTTCGGCTCTCCATCGGGGTGACATCCGAACCGCTGCCGCCGCTGTACCCGCAATCATCTCGGGGGCAGAAGCACCAAGAGAAGACGCCACCAGGCTACTCACAACCGCACTACCCGCTGAGGATGCCACCACCGTTCTTGCGACAAACCCAGAAAATGACACCAGCGCAACCTCGATCCTGAATCCCGAAACAGAAACAGAAGAAAACGCTGAAGAAGCCGCCAAAAAGAAAAAACGCAGCCCGTGGACCTGGCCTCTTGTTGCCCTCATTGTAATCCTGGTGCTGGTTTTGGGTGGGACTGTCTGGGCAATGCTGGGAAATAATAATGCTGGAACACAGCCCACCACACCCCCGACAACTCCCACCATGACCCCGACCCCCACACCGACAGAACCACCCGAGCCCGACGGGGCCGATATCGATGAGAGCGATTGGACGGGCAAACCCCTTGATGAGGTCACTCGCGGCCTCACAAACCTTGGTTTCACAGTGAATCAGGTTGCGGGTTCCGTCGCCCCCACAACAGCCGCCGTAAACACCGTTTACAGGGTAAACCCGGTTGGCAGAAACGTGTTATTTAGCCAGCCAATCACGGTAACCTACTACACACCCATCGGTGCTCCCACCACGCCCACAAGCACACCGAGCATCATCATTGATCAATCAGACCCCGGAACAACCGCAAACGGTGTTTATGCAAACTCACGCTTTGTTGTTCAATGGAACGATTCTGCATCAAGCTGTCCCGCGGGAACACACGTACGGAGCTACAATGTGCAGGTTGATGGTGGGGCTACCGTAGTCCGACAGCCCGGCAACACACTCACCGCAGAAATCCGCTCGGCAGCCGCCAATATGAACGTTATCTTTAACGTTGTGTGTGGTTCGGATGCTATTGCAGAGCAGACATCACCCTGGTCAAGCCCCCTGACGGTCAACATTCTGACCAGACCAACCGAGTCACCCTCTCCACAGGGCTAA
- a CDS encoding peptidylprolyl isomerase, producing MALHTAVAKIDTNHGTITINLFGDHAPKTVKNFVDLAEKDFYNGVIFHRIIPGFMIQGGDPTGTGTGGPGYTFDDEINPELNFTQPYMLAMANAGKRMNSFGKPEGTNGSQFFITVANTDWLMGNHTIFGEVADDESRAVVDTIAAVATRGADKPVEDVVMNSVTITNV from the coding sequence ATGGCACTTCACACAGCAGTAGCAAAAATCGATACGAATCACGGCACAATCACGATTAATCTTTTTGGGGATCACGCACCCAAGACGGTTAAGAATTTCGTTGATCTTGCCGAAAAAGATTTTTATAATGGTGTAATTTTTCACCGTATTATTCCCGGGTTTATGATTCAGGGTGGAGATCCTACAGGTACCGGCACAGGTGGTCCAGGATATACGTTTGACGATGAGATTAACCCCGAACTTAATTTCACCCAGCCCTATATGTTGGCTATGGCAAATGCTGGTAAGCGCATGAATAGCTTTGGTAAGCCAGAGGGAACCAATGGATCACAGTTTTTTATTACGGTGGCAAACACCGATTGGCTGATGGGTAACCACACCATTTTTGGTGAGGTTGCTGACGATGAGTCACGTGCCGTTGTTGACACCATCGCGGCGGTTGCAACGCGTGGGGCAGATAAGCCGGTAGAAGATGTTGTGATGAACAGTGTCACCATCACAAACGTTTAA
- a CDS encoding Stp1/IreP family PP2C-type Ser/Thr phosphatase — MTVFFSTAASSHVGMVRANNQDSGYSGQHMFVVADGMGGHAGGDVASALTIKKITDLDREFDKPEEATESFREKLLDVNKVLSETVYEHPELAGMGTTVSGLIAVGDQLALGHIGDSRIYLLRGGELSQITEDHTFVQRLVESGRITEEEAKTHPRRSVLMRVLGDVDSSPEIDTMVFTAQPDDVWLLCSDGLSSYVSNDEMYDILVNRISLESAVDKLIEKSLVHGAPDNVTAILVEAHGTPQPPLETKMVGAAALPIAYGESDAEIVQPGGWLRGGRRIAPVPESHFEPGGDEYLDEIIAESKRRVRQRRLFWFLSMLLVLIVLVSSAFIAYQWTQTRFFVGTNGSTVIIYRGVQQDIGPISLSSVYEDTGIPVKDLGQFDQQRLTETISADSLENARKIVTRLEDVND; from the coding sequence ATGACCGTGTTCTTCTCCACTGCTGCGAGTTCCCACGTGGGCATGGTTCGCGCTAATAACCAAGACTCCGGATACTCGGGACAACACATGTTTGTGGTCGCCGATGGAATGGGCGGCCACGCGGGTGGAGATGTCGCCTCGGCGCTCACTATTAAAAAAATCACCGACCTTGATCGCGAGTTTGATAAGCCAGAGGAGGCCACGGAAAGCTTCCGTGAAAAGCTGCTAGACGTCAACAAGGTGCTCAGCGAAACCGTCTATGAACATCCAGAACTCGCGGGAATGGGCACCACCGTGAGCGGCCTCATAGCGGTTGGTGATCAATTAGCACTCGGACACATTGGCGACTCGCGCATCTATCTTTTACGCGGGGGTGAACTCAGCCAAATCACCGAAGATCACACGTTTGTCCAACGCCTTGTTGAAAGCGGCCGAATCACAGAAGAAGAGGCAAAGACTCATCCACGCCGTTCCGTACTGATGCGCGTGCTCGGCGATGTAGACTCCTCCCCTGAAATAGACACAATGGTCTTTACCGCCCAACCCGATGATGTCTGGCTACTGTGCTCCGACGGTCTCAGCAGCTACGTCAGCAATGACGAGATGTACGACATCCTGGTCAATCGAATCTCGCTAGAAAGCGCAGTCGACAAACTCATCGAAAAAAGCCTGGTACACGGAGCTCCCGATAATGTCACGGCAATTCTTGTGGAAGCTCACGGAACCCCACAACCTCCCCTCGAAACCAAAATGGTGGGTGCGGCAGCCCTTCCTATTGCATACGGCGAAAGTGATGCAGAGATCGTTCAACCGGGGGGATGGTTGCGTGGTGGCCGCAGGATTGCCCCGGTTCCCGAAAGCCACTTCGAACCCGGTGGAGACGAGTATCTCGACGAGATCATTGCAGAGTCAAAGCGTCGGGTCAGACAGCGGCGACTCTTTTGGTTCCTCTCCATGCTCCTGGTACTTATTGTCCTCGTGTCCAGTGCATTTATTGCGTACCAGTGGACTCAAACACGTTTCTTTGTAGGAACAAACGGCTCAACAGTAATTATTTATCGGGGTGTGCAGCAAGATATCGGCCCCATCTCACTATCGTCCGTTTACGAAGACACCGGCATCCCAGTTAAAGACCTGGGACAGTTTGATCAACAACGCCTTACTGAGACCATCAGCGCCGACTCACTAGAAAACGCCCGCAAGATAGTGACACGATTGGAGGATGTGAATGACTAG
- a CDS encoding rhomboid family intramembrane serine protease — MSANYGQQASEKSSNTCYRHPDRQSFVLCQRCGRTICPECQTQAPVGVLCPSCVREGQIPSRSVGRRVSSYMTSDKPVVTYTIIAICAVVYAIQWIGRPFGVTEALFYAPLHSFPEIFEPWRMITSMFSHSPTFFLHIVLNMFSLWIFGRILESFLGKARFIALFLVSGFAGSVMVMLSGYISQQYALTPVVGASGAIFGLMGAFLVIQKKLGSNVRQLLVLLVINFGITFLPGVNISWQAHVGGFVGGLVIGAIYLYTRKPSQKWLQVGLVSLWAVVLILLSLSFWVLPVNTFW, encoded by the coding sequence GTGAGCGCGAATTATGGCCAGCAGGCTTCGGAGAAATCGTCTAATACCTGTTATCGACATCCAGATCGCCAGAGTTTTGTTCTGTGTCAGCGCTGCGGACGCACCATATGTCCCGAGTGTCAGACTCAGGCACCCGTTGGTGTTCTCTGTCCCTCCTGTGTGCGGGAGGGACAGATTCCCTCCCGTTCGGTGGGGCGTCGTGTCAGCTCCTATATGACCTCAGATAAACCGGTGGTGACTTACACCATCATTGCGATATGTGCGGTCGTCTACGCGATCCAGTGGATAGGAAGGCCTTTTGGTGTAACCGAGGCACTCTTTTACGCTCCGCTACATTCTTTTCCCGAAATATTTGAGCCGTGGCGCATGATCACGTCGATGTTTTCGCACTCCCCCACCTTCTTTCTCCACATTGTTCTTAATATGTTTTCATTGTGGATATTTGGGCGCATACTGGAGAGCTTTCTGGGCAAGGCGCGATTTATTGCCCTCTTTCTGGTCTCCGGGTTTGCGGGTTCGGTTATGGTGATGCTCTCCGGGTATATATCTCAGCAATATGCGCTAACTCCCGTTGTGGGTGCGTCGGGTGCGATTTTTGGTCTCATGGGTGCTTTTCTGGTTATTCAGAAAAAATTGGGCTCCAATGTGAGACAGCTCCTGGTGCTCTTGGTGATTAACTTTGGAATCACTTTCTTGCCGGGAGTGAACATATCGTGGCAGGCACACGTGGGAGGATTTGTTGGCGGCCTGGTCATCGGTGCCATTTATCTTTACACCCGTAAGCCCTCTCAGAAGTGGCTTCAGGTCGGTCTTGTATCGTTGTGGGCCGTAGTGCTGATTTTGCTCAGCCTCTCGTTCTGGGTGTTACCGGTCAATACTTTCTGGTGA
- a CDS encoding penicillin-binding transpeptidase domain-containing protein produces the protein MTSSTIIQGFQADNLQSDARNTRAILDSYQIQRGPILVGGVPIAESVPIDDRFRFQRVYPQGELYAPVTGYFTHTQGRTGIEGAMNDELSGANESFIDDITRIVTGQQQQGAAVNLTLNATAQQAAFDALENYSGAAVAFVPNTGKILAMASKPTFNPNDFAVHDNAAILEVYNRLLEDPAGPLFNRAITGNLNHPGSTFKLVTAAAALESGQYTPGSTFPNTGEFPLPQTNSAIRNSWRGLCGPGPTTTLETGLIMSCNTQFAQIGVDMGSEAIFNQAEKFGFNQDLRIPLRVTPSKFNRVMNAPQSALSAIGQQDVIATPLQMAMVSASIANGGKLMKPQLVESVINPNLSVQSEFKAEELSTALTPEIAKTLTDIMVQTVSAPNGSARPARIDGVNVAGKTGTAENGEDSSGNPKPYTLWFTGFAPAENPQVAVAVVVEDGAGRGTAATSEEIAAPIGKKIIEAVLNQ, from the coding sequence ATGACATCCTCAACGATTATTCAAGGATTTCAAGCCGATAACCTCCAAAGCGACGCACGCAATACTCGGGCAATACTTGATAGCTATCAGATACAGCGCGGCCCGATACTGGTTGGCGGCGTACCCATCGCGGAATCCGTTCCAATAGATGATCGCTTCAGATTCCAGCGGGTCTACCCCCAGGGGGAACTATACGCTCCCGTAACAGGCTACTTCACCCACACCCAAGGGCGAACGGGTATTGAAGGCGCCATGAACGACGAGTTAAGCGGCGCAAACGAGAGCTTCATAGACGACATCACCCGAATAGTAACGGGCCAGCAGCAACAGGGCGCAGCGGTCAACCTCACCCTCAACGCAACAGCGCAGCAGGCTGCCTTTGATGCACTCGAAAACTACTCCGGCGCAGCGGTTGCCTTTGTTCCCAACACGGGCAAAATTCTTGCGATGGCCTCAAAACCCACTTTTAATCCCAACGATTTTGCGGTGCACGACAATGCCGCAATCCTCGAAGTCTACAACCGGCTTCTCGAGGACCCCGCCGGACCTCTCTTCAACCGTGCCATTACCGGAAACCTTAACCACCCGGGTTCCACCTTTAAACTTGTCACCGCTGCCGCCGCCCTTGAAAGCGGCCAATACACCCCGGGGTCAACATTCCCCAACACTGGCGAATTCCCACTACCTCAAACAAACTCAGCCATCCGAAACTCCTGGAGAGGGTTGTGTGGCCCCGGTCCAACCACCACCCTTGAAACCGGCTTAATCATGTCGTGTAACACGCAATTCGCTCAGATAGGTGTGGATATGGGTAGTGAAGCGATCTTTAACCAGGCCGAAAAGTTTGGTTTTAATCAAGACTTACGAATTCCCCTCCGAGTAACACCCAGCAAATTTAATCGTGTGATGAACGCCCCCCAGAGCGCTTTGAGCGCCATAGGGCAGCAAGATGTTATCGCTACTCCCCTCCAGATGGCGATGGTTTCTGCCTCCATCGCAAACGGAGGTAAACTCATGAAGCCCCAGCTTGTTGAGAGCGTTATTAACCCCAACCTTAGCGTCCAGAGCGAGTTCAAAGCCGAGGAACTCTCGACAGCCCTCACACCAGAAATTGCAAAGACTCTTACGGATATCATGGTTCAGACCGTCTCCGCTCCAAACGGTAGCGCAAGACCTGCGAGAATAGACGGAGTAAACGTTGCGGGTAAAACGGGGACGGCAGAAAATGGTGAGGACAGCAGTGGAAATCCTAAACCCTACACACTCTGGTTTACTGGATTTGCCCCGGCTGAAAACCCTCAGGTAGCCGTGGCTGTTGTGGTTGAAGACGGTGCGGGACGAGGAACGGCTGCAACATCCGAAGAGATTGCTGCTCCAATTGGAAAGAAAATTATAGAGGCGGTGCTAAACCAATGA
- a CDS encoding FtsW/RodA/SpoVE family cell cycle protein translates to MTSSSLHIEKPQIDKSVERIKPPKSSKLPGKLRNLELVLLIFAFGINLSAIVLVQWGALDEIDVTPLLLNLSLCAVIFALHLTVRMVAADADPLIIPIATVLNGIGIALIYRIDLGLDQDLWDSSSSRQVLWSAISVSLAIVVLIVIRNHRMLLRYTYIAGLLTTVLLLLPMVPGLGRTINGAQVWISIGTMSFQPGEMAKLTLAIFMAGYLVSNRDSLSMVGKKFMGVSLPRVRDLGPLLLFWLMAMSVIVFQQDLGTALLYFGIFLVIVYVATGRLMWVILGLGMFLGGALVASQTLEYVRGRFNHWLDPFNQELYEGVHGSYQIVQGLFGMAQGGLVGTGLGQGRPQITPLAQSDYIFSSIAEELGLAGVFILLSLYMLLVGRGLRISFAARDDFGKLLAIGMTFLIALQIFIVIGGVTRVIPLTGLTAPFLAAGGSSLLANWIIVALFLRISDTIRNQPRMVIQ, encoded by the coding sequence ATGACTAGCTCATCTCTCCACATCGAAAAACCCCAAATTGATAAATCGGTTGAGCGCATCAAACCGCCCAAGTCGAGCAAACTTCCAGGCAAACTACGCAATCTCGAGCTTGTTCTTCTCATCTTTGCCTTTGGTATCAACCTCAGCGCTATCGTTCTGGTACAGTGGGGCGCTCTGGACGAAATTGATGTCACTCCCCTGCTGCTCAATCTCAGCCTTTGCGCGGTAATTTTTGCCCTGCACCTCACGGTTCGAATGGTTGCCGCCGACGCCGATCCTCTGATCATTCCGATTGCAACCGTGCTTAATGGAATTGGCATAGCACTGATTTACCGCATTGACCTAGGCCTCGATCAAGACCTCTGGGATTCATCCTCCTCGCGGCAGGTACTGTGGTCGGCAATATCGGTTTCCCTTGCAATCGTGGTGCTCATTGTTATTCGCAACCACAGAATGCTTCTCCGCTACACCTACATTGCCGGCCTGCTCACCACGGTGCTGCTCCTTCTCCCGATGGTTCCAGGCCTAGGCAGAACCATCAATGGTGCCCAAGTGTGGATCAGCATCGGGACAATGAGCTTTCAACCGGGCGAGATGGCAAAACTCACCCTCGCAATTTTCATGGCCGGATACCTTGTAAGCAATCGCGACTCGCTCTCCATGGTGGGAAAAAAATTCATGGGAGTCTCACTGCCACGAGTGCGCGACCTGGGGCCCCTGCTGCTTTTTTGGCTCATGGCCATGTCTGTCATCGTGTTTCAACAGGATCTGGGCACAGCACTCCTCTACTTTGGAATCTTCCTGGTGATTGTCTACGTTGCCACGGGACGGCTCATGTGGGTTATTCTGGGGCTCGGCATGTTTCTTGGTGGCGCTCTTGTTGCCAGCCAAACCCTCGAATACGTGCGGGGCCGCTTTAATCACTGGCTTGATCCATTCAATCAAGAACTATACGAGGGCGTTCACGGCAGCTACCAAATCGTGCAGGGCCTCTTTGGGATGGCGCAGGGGGGACTGGTCGGCACTGGCCTTGGTCAGGGCCGCCCCCAAATAACGCCACTTGCCCAGAGCGATTACATATTTTCCAGCATCGCTGAGGAGCTTGGACTCGCTGGAGTATTCATCCTTCTCTCCCTGTATATGCTGCTCGTGGGTCGCGGTCTTCGCATCAGCTTTGCCGCAAGAGATGATTTTGGGAAGTTGCTCGCGATAGGAATGACCTTCCTCATCGCACTCCAGATTTTTATTGTGATCGGTGGCGTAACCCGCGTCATTCCCCTCACGGGACTCACCGCGCCATTCTTAGCCGCCGGTGGTTCATCCCTTCTCGCAAACTGGATAATTGTTGCACTTTTCCTCAGGATCTCTGACACCATTCGTAATCAACCCAGGATGGTGATTCAATAG
- a CDS encoding cell division protein CrgA: MAASKEVRKKKSDIEKSRPETKTPRGEDVPNPVWFKPMMFGFMLLGLIWIIVFYLSAGASLPIPALGQSNIFVGFGIMFIGFLMATRWR, from the coding sequence ATGGCAGCATCAAAAGAGGTTCGTAAGAAAAAATCTGACATCGAAAAATCTCGACCCGAGACAAAAACTCCCCGCGGGGAAGATGTCCCTAATCCGGTGTGGTTTAAGCCGATGATGTTTGGATTTATGCTGCTCGGACTCATCTGGATTATTGTTTTTTACCTGAGCGCAGGCGCCTCGCTGCCAATACCCGCACTCGGTCAGAGCAATATCTTTGTAGGATTTGGAATCATGTTTATCGGGTTCCTCATGGCCACTCGCTGGCGCTAA